From the Diceros bicornis minor isolate mBicDic1 chromosome 19, mDicBic1.mat.cur, whole genome shotgun sequence genome, one window contains:
- the UBE2C gene encoding ubiquitin-conjugating enzyme E2 C isoform X1, with protein sequence MASQNRDPAAASVAAARKGAEPSGGAARGPVGKRLQQELMTLMMSGDKGISAFPESDNLFKWVGTIHGAAGTVYEDLRYKLSLEFPSGYPYNAPTVKFLTPCYHPNVDTQGNICLDILKDKWSALYDVRTILLSIQSLLGEPNIDSPLNTHAAELWKNPTAFKKYLQETYSKQVSSQEP encoded by the exons ATGGCCTCCCAGAACCGCGACCCAGCCGCCGCCAGCGTCGCCGCCGCCCGTAAAGGAGCCGAGCCCAGTGGGGGCGCCGCCCGTGGCCCTGTGGGCAAAAG GCTACAGCAGGAGCTGATGACTCTCATG ATGTCTGGCGACAAAGGAATTTCTGCCTTCCCTGAATCAGACAACCTTTTCAAATGGGTGGGGACCATCCATGGAGCAGCTGGCACA GTATACGAAGACCTGAGGTATAAGCTCTCCCTGGAGTTCCCCAGTGGCTACCCTTACAACGCGCCCACCGTGAAGTTCCTCACACCCTGCTACCACCCCAACGTGGACACCCAGGGTAACATCTGCCTGGACATCCTGAAGGACAAGTGGTCTGCCCTGTATGACGTCAGGACCATCCTGCTCTCCATCCAGAGCCTGCTAGGAG AACCCAACATTGATAGCCCTTTGAACACACATGCTGCTGAGCTCTGGAAAAACCCCACAG CCTTTAAGAAGTACCTGCAAGAAACCTATTCAAAGCAGGTCTCCAGCCAAGAGCCCTGA
- the DNTTIP1 gene encoding deoxynucleotidyltransferase terminal-interacting protein 1, producing the protein MGATGDAEQPRGPGGAERGGPELGDAGAAGQLVLTNPWNIMIKHRQVQRRGRRSQMTTSFTDPSISMDLLRAVLQPSINEEIQTVFNKYMKFFQKAALNVRDNIGEEVDAEQLIQEACRSCLEQAKLLFSDGEKVIPRLTHELPGIKRGRQTEEECAHRGSPIPKKRKGRPPGHVLSNDRAAAGMVWKPKSCEPIRREGPKWDPARLNESTTFVLGSRANKALGMGGTRGRIYIKHPHLFKYAADPQDKHWLAEQHHMRATGGKMAYLLIEEDIRDLAASDDYRGCLDLKLEELKSFVLPSWMVEKMRKYMETLRTENEHRAVEAPPQT; encoded by the exons ATGGGGGCCACTGGCGACGCCGAGCAGCCGCGGGGACCTGGTGGGGCAGAGCGGGGCGGCCCCGAGCTGGGAGACGCGGGCGCAGCGGGGCAGCTGGTTCTCACG AACCCTTGGAACATAATGATAAAGCACCGGCAGGTGCAGCGAAGGGGCCGCCGCTCACAGATGACGACAAG TTTCACAGATCCTTCCATCTCCATGGACCTCCTCCGAGCTGTCTTGCAGCCTAGCATCAATGAGGAGATCCAGACTGTCTTCAACAAGTATATGAAG TTCTTCCAGAAGGCAGCACTGAATGTGCGAGACAACATCGGGGAAGAAGTGGATGCAGAGCAGCTGATCCAGGAGGCCTGTCGGAGCTGCCTGGAGCAG GCTAAACTACTGTTTTCAGATGGAGAAAAAGTAATACCCAGATTGACTCATGAGCTTCCAGGGATAAAG CGTGGCCGGCAGACAGAGGAGGAATGTGCCCATCGAGGAAGCCCCATTCCCAAAAAG AGGAAGGGACGGCCTCCTGGACACGTCCTGTCAAATGACCGGGCAGCCGCCGGCATGGT ATGGAAACCAAAATCCTGTGAACCAATTCGCCGAGAAGGCCCTAAG TGGGACCCAGCTCGGCTGAATGAATCTACCACCTTTGTGTTGGGATCTCGAGCCAACAA GGCCCTGGGAATGGGGGGCACCAGAGGGAGAATCTACATTAAGCACCCGCACCTCTTTAAG TATGCAGCTGACCCCCAGGACAAGCACTGGCTGGCTGAGCAGCATCACATGCGGGCAACAGGGGGGAAGATG GCCTACCTCCTCATTGAGGAGGACATCCGGGACCTCGCTGCCAGCGATGACTACAG AGGATGTTTGGACCTAAAGTTAGAGGAGCTGAAATCCtttgtcctaccctcctggatgGTTGAGAAGATGCGAAAGTACATGGAGACACTACGGACAGAGAATGAGCATCGTGCTGTTGAAGCACCTCCACAGACCTGA
- the UBE2C gene encoding ubiquitin-conjugating enzyme E2 C isoform X2, with amino-acid sequence MASQNRDPAAASVAAARKGAEPSGGAARGPVGKRLQQELMTLMMSGDKGISAFPESDNLFKWVGTIHGAAGTVSVSTRTSVRLCLLSSPRQTSRSWPSPLCGLGLGYDLFYPLTILFFSPPTEPNIDSPLNTHAAELWKNPTAFKKYLQETYSKQVSSQEP; translated from the exons ATGGCCTCCCAGAACCGCGACCCAGCCGCCGCCAGCGTCGCCGCCGCCCGTAAAGGAGCCGAGCCCAGTGGGGGCGCCGCCCGTGGCCCTGTGGGCAAAAG GCTACAGCAGGAGCTGATGACTCTCATG ATGTCTGGCGACAAAGGAATTTCTGCCTTCCCTGAATCAGACAACCTTTTCAAATGGGTGGGGACCATCCATGGAGCAGCTGGCACAGTAAGTGta AGCACCAGAACCAGTGTAAGACTTTGTCTTCTGTCAAGTCCCAGACAAACTTCAAGGTCCTGGCCAAGCCCCTTATGCGGGCTTGGGTTGGGATATGA CCTCTTCTACCCCCTGaccattctctttttctccccacccACAGAACCCAACATTGATAGCCCTTTGAACACACATGCTGCTGAGCTCTGGAAAAACCCCACAG CCTTTAAGAAGTACCTGCAAGAAACCTATTCAAAGCAGGTCTCCAGCCAAGAGCCCTGA